The DNA region AATTACAGAAATTGCTATTATCGTATACCAGGATGATAAAATAATTGATCGATATGAAAGTCTCATCAATCCTGAACGATCCATTCCCTTTGAAATTACACGAATTACAGGAATTACAAATGAAATGGTTGAAAACGCTCCAAAATTTTACGAAATCGCGAAAGAAATATTAATTAAAACAGAAGATTGCATCTTTGTTGCACATAATGTATTTTTTGATTACAATTTTATTAAAGAAGAATTTCATCAGTTAGGCTATACATTTTCCAGAAAAAAACTATGCACAGTCCAGCTAAGTAGAAGATATTTTAAAGGCTTACGCTCTTATAGCCTTGGATCTTTGATTACTCACTTTAAAATTGAAGTCAAAAACAGACATCGTGCAATGGATGACACATTAGCAACCCTGGATGTGTTTTGCAGGATATTGAAATGCAGCAAAAATCTTGATTCTACTTACAATCCAATAGCATCTTTATTAAGTGAAACAAAAATACCAGCTAGTATAAATAGAAATGATATTGATAATCTTCCAGAATTACCGGGTGTGTATAGAATGAAAAACATACAATTTGAAGCAATCTATATTGGAAAAAGCAAAAATATTAAAGAACGAATTTATCAGCATTTTAATGACACTAGTGCTAAAACATTAAAAATGTTAACTGGTGTCCATTCAATTGATTTCACTTTGACTGGGAGTGAACTCTTAGCATCATTACTTGAAATTAAAGAAATTAAAGAATTACAACCCGAAATCAATAGAGCGCTCAGGAAAAAATCGCATGCATATCTCATGACAGCAAGAAGAACTCCTGACAAATTTCCTGTTTTTACAATCAAGGAATCGGAATGGCTTGATCAGCAGGATGAAGTAATTTATCATTATCCCAGTAAATTGTCTGCAAAACAACATCTCGATTTAATTCTGTTTAACCACCAACTTTGCACAAAAATAAATTCACAGAATGCTGAAGGCAAGCCATGCAACGGATTTCAAATTGGACAGTGCCATGGTGCTTGTGTAGGAAAGGAAAACCTACAAGATTACATTGACCGTTTTAATAAGGCGTACGAAGAAGTAAATAAAATTTTTAAACATGATTTTATTTTACTCACAGATGGACCCAACTATGATGAATTTGGTGTGGTGCTTGTTGAAAATGGATTCTGCAGCTTTACTGGTTACCTTGATAAAAACGAAGGTTATAGCGATATTAAATTATTAAAAGAATCCCTTACGCCCTATCCTGGAAATATTGAATCCAACCGAATTATTGAACATTATCTTACAAAAGACAAGTGTATTAAAAAAATCCTGCTGTCACAAAATCAGGACTCAATAAAATAAGTGTAGGAATCCCTTTGAAAATTTGCTGCTGAAGCCAAAACTTCTGTTTTAAAATCTAAATTTTCATTTGGATAGCAAATTTTTCGAGAAATTGTAACCAACAAGCCACCTTTAGTATTTCGCCCAGCTTTTATAGTATCTTTTAACACACCTCCTTGCTCTCCTACTCCAGGTACCAGCAAGAAATGGTCAGGACAAATTTTACGAATTCTATTAAACTCCTTTGGATGGGTTGCACCACAGACAAACATTATATTTTTAGAGGCCTCAAGTTGCACAAATTTTTCAATAACTCTTTCAAATAACAATTTACCTTTTGAATCTTCCATAAATTCAAAATCAGCACTTCCTGGATTTGAAGTTAAAGCGAGGATAATGCTGTATTTATCTTTATAATCAAGAAAAGGTTGTAATGAATCCAAACCCATATATGGATGTAAAGTCAAAGCATCTACATTTATTTTATTAAAATAATAATTCGCATATTGCTTTGAAGTATTTCCTATATCTGCCCTTTTTGAATCCGCAATTATTAAACAATCCGGTGGGATTATTTGAATTAGCTTCTCAAACTGTAACCAACCTTCAACTCCCAATGCTTCAAAAAAAGCAATATTTATTTTAAATGCGATTGCATTTGTATGAGTCAGCTCTACGATGTCCTTACAAAAATTATAATAAGGTTCATCTAACTTCTTATAAACAGCTGGTAATTTTGATATATCCGGATCCAAGCCTACACATAAAAGACTTCTCTTGAGTTGGATTTGTTCAAACAGAAATTCAGAAGATTTAAACATGATATGTGTTAATTTGCCTGTACTATCTGACTTGGAGCATAAATTAAATTCCGAATATCTATTTTTTCTTTCAATTTCAAAATGATCGTTTTAAACAATTCCGAATAATAGGAATCCAATTGAAATGCTTGTCCTTTGTCAAACGATTGTCGCATTCCTTCTTTTATTGGAATTTGTCCTAAAAGACTTGAATGTGTTTTTTCTGCAAGCCTTTGGCCAGCCCCTTCTCCAAATATAAAATACCTTTTGCCTGGCATGTCATCAGGTTCAAACCAAGACATGTTTTCTATGACTCCTAAAATCGGAACTTTTATTTGATCCAAAGTAAACATATTTGCTGCTTTAACAGCATCGATGTATGCTATTTCCTGAGGAGTGGTCACCATTACAACACCTGTAAGCGGAATTGTTTGGACAAGTGTAAGTTGTACATCTCCTGTACCGGGTGGTAAATCAATTATTAAATAATCCAATTCTGGCCATTGGGTATCAAAGAAAAATTGTTTAATAATTGCTGCTAACCTTGGCCCTCTTAATACTACAGCCTGTTCAGGATCAATAATATTCCCAAGAGATATAATAGAAATTCCATTTACATCAATAGGTTGCATCTTATGTTTACCATCGGATTCCAGGACTTTTGGCTTGAGATCACGGATTCCAAACATGGTTGGAATGGAAGGCCCATATAAATCGGCATCCAATAAACCGACCTTATAGCCGGCCGTTTTAAGTGCAATTGCCAAAAATGCTGAAATACTGGATTTTCCTACACCTCCTTTTCCAGACCCTACTGCAATAAAATTAGAAATATTAGGAAAATTGGTATTTGGTGCCTCCGTCATTGGCAACTGATTAACAAAATGAGCATGAAGTTCAAGATCCGGAAAAGAATTACCTAAAACCTCATGAATTTCAGCATATAGGCTGTCTTTATGTTTATAACTGGCAGATGGAAGATAAATCTTAAAATGAAATTGGCCATTTTCCAATCGAATATCTCTAATCATCCGAAGCTGCACAATACTTCTGCCGGAATCTGGCTCGATAACTATTTGTAATTTTTCAACAATATCCTGAACTAACTGATTCATATTTAGCACAAAAATAATTCGAATTATACCGGAATGGTCTATTAAAATTAATAAATTTGCAAATCTGTTTTTTATGCGCA from Saprospiraceae bacterium includes:
- a CDS encoding GIY-YIG nuclease family protein; this encodes MTSPRFAIIDIETTGGIAKRDKITEIAIIVYQDDKIIDRYESLINPERSIPFEITRITGITNEMVENAPKFYEIAKEILIKTEDCIFVAHNVFFDYNFIKEEFHQLGYTFSRKKLCTVQLSRRYFKGLRSYSLGSLITHFKIEVKNRHRAMDDTLATLDVFCRILKCSKNLDSTYNPIASLLSETKIPASINRNDIDNLPELPGVYRMKNIQFEAIYIGKSKNIKERIYQHFNDTSAKTLKMLTGVHSIDFTLTGSELLASLLEIKEIKELQPEINRALRKKSHAYLMTARRTPDKFPVFTIKESEWLDQQDEVIYHYPSKLSAKQHLDLILFNHQLCTKINSQNAEGKPCNGFQIGQCHGACVGKENLQDYIDRFNKAYEEVNKIFKHDFILLTDGPNYDEFGVVLVENGFCSFTGYLDKNEGYSDIKLLKESLTPYPGNIESNRIIEHYLTKDKCIKKILLSQNQDSIK
- the pyrF gene encoding orotidine-5'-phosphate decarboxylase, whose translation is MFKSSEFLFEQIQLKRSLLCVGLDPDISKLPAVYKKLDEPYYNFCKDIVELTHTNAIAFKINIAFFEALGVEGWLQFEKLIQIIPPDCLIIADSKRADIGNTSKQYANYYFNKINVDALTLHPYMGLDSLQPFLDYKDKYSIILALTSNPGSADFEFMEDSKGKLLFERVIEKFVQLEASKNIMFVCGATHPKEFNRIRKICPDHFLLVPGVGEQGGVLKDTIKAGRNTKGGLLVTISRKICYPNENLDFKTEVLASAANFQRDSYTYFIES
- a CDS encoding Mrp/NBP35 family ATP-binding protein, which codes for MNQLVQDIVEKLQIVIEPDSGRSIVQLRMIRDIRLENGQFHFKIYLPSASYKHKDSLYAEIHEVLGNSFPDLELHAHFVNQLPMTEAPNTNFPNISNFIAVGSGKGGVGKSSISAFLAIALKTAGYKVGLLDADLYGPSIPTMFGIRDLKPKVLESDGKHKMQPIDVNGISIISLGNIIDPEQAVVLRGPRLAAIIKQFFFDTQWPELDYLIIDLPPGTGDVQLTLVQTIPLTGVVMVTTPQEIAYIDAVKAANMFTLDQIKVPILGVIENMSWFEPDDMPGKRYFIFGEGAGQRLAEKTHSSLLGQIPIKEGMRQSFDKGQAFQLDSYYSELFKTIILKLKEKIDIRNLIYAPSQIVQAN